The Winslowiella toletana region GCATCATGAGCCGGGCCATGTGATCATTTATGGTGCCGGGGTGATCGGCTGTGAATACGCATCGATCTTCCGTGGCCTGAATGTCAAAGTCGATCTGATTAACACTCGCGATCGTCTGCTGGCATTCCTCGATCAGGAGATGTCCGACTCGCTCTCTTACCACTTCTGGAACAGCGGCGTGGTGATTCGTCACAACGAAGAGTTTGAGAAAGTAGAAGGCGTACAGGATGGCGTGATTGTGCATCTGAAATCCGGCAAGAAAGTGAAAGCTGATTGCCTGCTGTATGCCAATGGCCGTACCGGTAACACTGATTCGCTCTCGCTGGACAAGGTGGGTCTGGAAGCCGACAGCCGTGGCCTGCTGAAGGTTAACAGTATGTATCAGACTGCCCAGCCGCATATTTACGCGGTCGGTGACGTGATCGGTTATCCAAGCCTTGCGTCGGCAGCCTACGATCAAGGGCGTATTGCAGCACAGGCGATCATTAAAGGTGAAGCTTCAGCCCATCTGATTGAGGATATCCCAACCGGGATTTATACCATTCCGGAAATCAGTTCTGTCGGTAAAACCGAACAGCAGCTGACGGCGATGAAAGTGCCATATGAAGTGGGTCGTGCGCAGTTTAAACATCTGGCGCGTGCGCAGATTGTGGGTATGCACGTTGGTAGCCTGAAGATCCTGTTCCATCGCGAAACCAAAGAGATTTTAGGCATTCACTGCTTTGGTGAGCGCGCCGCCGAGATTATTCATATCGGTCAGGCGATCATGGAGCAAAAAAATGGTGGCAACACGATTGAATACTTCGTGAATACCACCTTTAACTATCCGACGATGGCGGAAGCCTATCGGGTAGCGGCACTGAACGGCTTAAACCGCCTGTTTTAAGCTACTGCCCATCACACCCTGCATATGGGTGCGAATCGCCTCTGCCAGCTGTTCATAACGGCTGCGCAGTGGCGAGCCAGGGCGATAGACCAGCGCAATCGTGCGCTGCGGTTCCGGCTTGTAGCACGACAGATAGCAGACGCCATCGCGCACGCGCTCTTTCGGCACCGCCAGTGAAGGTAACAGCGTAATACCGCTGCCTGCCGCCACCATATTGCGCAGCGTCTCTAAACTGGTGGCCCGGAAATGCGTATCTTCATCGGCACCCGCCTGGAAACAGAAGCCCATCGCCTGATCGCGCAGACAGTGACCGTCCTCCAGCATCAGCAGCTTTTCACCCGCCAGATCGGACATCGGCACACGATCGCGATCGTGCCATGGATGATCGGCATAGATCGCCAGTTTCATTGGCTCGTCGAATAACGGCACCTCAATAAAGGCTTCGCTCTCTTTGACCAACGCCAGGATCGCGCAGTCCAGCTTACCGCTGTCGAGTTGCGCCAGCAGCTGCTGGGTCTGAGATTCATGCAGATACATTTCCAGCTTGGGAAAAGTCTGGTGCAGCATCGGCACAATTTGTGGCAGCAAATAAGGCCCAACGGTTGGAATCAGGCCGATATGCAGTGGCCCGGACATCGCCTCGCCCTGTTGGCTCGCCATCTCTTTCAGTACTTTCACTTCACGCAGCACGGTGCGCGCCTGATCCACCAGCAGCAAACCCGCCTGCGTGAAAAGTACTTTACGGCTGGTGCGCTCCAGCAGCATGACGCCTAATTCATCTTCCAGTTTACGAATCTGGCCACTCAGCGTTGGCTGACTGACATGGCAGGAATCGGCAGCACGTCGAAAATGACGGTGCTCGGCTAACGCCACCAGATATTCAAGATCACGAATATTCATTTTATCCTCCGAGCCACGATAGTCCGTGGCGATAGATAGGATAGCAATCAACGATTATCCCTATCAAGCTGATAAAGCAATAATGTTAAGCATTCAGGCAAGGGCCAAATTGATTAATCTTAACCGCGAGGTACTTTATGTTTGCAAGTCAGGAAGGTAAGTCCATCCCGCAGGTCACTTTTCATACGCGTCAGGGCGATCGCTGGATCGACGTTACAACTGATGAGCTGTTTAAAGATAAAACGGTAATCGTGTTTTCACTGCCAGGTGCATTTACCCCGACCTGTTCGTCGAGCCACCTGCCACGCTATAACGAGCTGTCCAGCGTATTCGCTCAGCACGGCGTCGACAGCATTCTGTGCGTTTCGGTGAATGACACCTTCGTGATGAACGCGTGGAAAGCCGATCAGCATGCCAACAACATCACCTTTATTCCTGATGGCAACGGTGACTTTACCCGTGGCATGGAGATGCTGGTTGAGAAAGCCGATCTCGGATTTGGCCCGCGCTCATGGCGTTATTCAATGCTGGTGCGTAACGGTGTGGTAGAGAAGATGTTTGTTGAACCAAACAAACCGGGTGACCCGTTTGAAGTTTCCGATGCGGATACCATGCTGCGCTACCTGGCACCAGAATTTAAAGTGCAGGAATCAGTGTCACTGTTTACTAAACCCGGTTGTCCGTTCTGCACCAAAGCGAAACAGATGCTGCTGGACCGGGGCATTCAGTACGAAGAGATCGTGCTGGGTCAGGATGCCACCACCGTCAGCCTGCGCGCCGTAACCGGCCGCGCCACCGTACCACAGGTGTTTATTGGCGGTCGCCATATTGGTGGTAGTGACGATCTGGAGCAGTTCTTCGCCACTGCATAACAGATAGCTTAAGGGAGCCTTTTACGGCTCCCTTCTGTTATGCGCTTAGCCTAAACGTTGTTTCGCTTCAGTAATCGCCAGGGCAACCTGATGCGGAGAGACGCCACCTTTGGCATTACGCTGATCGAGGCAGGATTGCAGCGCAAGGTACGGATAGACATCATCGCCAATCACGCTGCTGAATTTCTGCAAATCAGCCAGTTTCAGTGCTTCCAGCGCCACACCCTGTTGAATCGCTTCCACTACCGCTTCACCGACAATATGGTGCGCTTCACGGAATGGCACGCCTTTACCAACCAGATAATCCGCCAGTTCAGTCGCATTAGCATAACCCT contains the following coding sequences:
- the sthA gene encoding Si-specific NAD(P)(+) transhydrogenase produces the protein MQQSYDYDAIVIGSGPGGEGAAMGLVKQGARIAVIERFHNIGGGCTHWGTIPSKALRHAVSRIIEFNQNPLYSDHSRLLRSSFADILNHTENVISQQTRMRQGFYERNHCELFQGDAQFVDANTVEIVFPDGTTDRLTAEKFVIACGSRPYHPAEVDFTHPRIYDSDSILNLHHEPGHVIIYGAGVIGCEYASIFRGLNVKVDLINTRDRLLAFLDQEMSDSLSYHFWNSGVVIRHNEEFEKVEGVQDGVIVHLKSGKKVKADCLLYANGRTGNTDSLSLDKVGLEADSRGLLKVNSMYQTAQPHIYAVGDVIGYPSLASAAYDQGRIAAQAIIKGEASAHLIEDIPTGIYTIPEISSVGKTEQQLTAMKVPYEVGRAQFKHLARAQIVGMHVGSLKILFHRETKEILGIHCFGERAAEIIHIGQAIMEQKNGGNTIEYFVNTTFNYPTMAEAYRVAALNGLNRLF
- the oxyR gene encoding DNA-binding transcriptional regulator OxyR, giving the protein MNIRDLEYLVALAEHRHFRRAADSCHVSQPTLSGQIRKLEDELGVMLLERTSRKVLFTQAGLLLVDQARTVLREVKVLKEMASQQGEAMSGPLHIGLIPTVGPYLLPQIVPMLHQTFPKLEMYLHESQTQQLLAQLDSGKLDCAILALVKESEAFIEVPLFDEPMKLAIYADHPWHDRDRVPMSDLAGEKLLMLEDGHCLRDQAMGFCFQAGADEDTHFRATSLETLRNMVAAGSGITLLPSLAVPKERVRDGVCYLSCYKPEPQRTIALVYRPGSPLRSRYEQLAEAIRTHMQGVMGSSLKQAV
- a CDS encoding redoxin family protein, producing MFASQEGKSIPQVTFHTRQGDRWIDVTTDELFKDKTVIVFSLPGAFTPTCSSSHLPRYNELSSVFAQHGVDSILCVSVNDTFVMNAWKADQHANNITFIPDGNGDFTRGMEMLVEKADLGFGPRSWRYSMLVRNGVVEKMFVEPNKPGDPFEVSDADTMLRYLAPEFKVQESVSLFTKPGCPFCTKAKQMLLDRGIQYEEIVLGQDATTVSLRAVTGRATVPQVFIGGRHIGGSDDLEQFFATA